The Nocardia arthritidis genome has a window encoding:
- a CDS encoding DUF1059 domain-containing protein has protein sequence MKTRLNCPCGEYITGVDEDDLVEKTKAHLADKHPGHDYSRDEILFIAY, from the coding sequence ATGAAGACCAGGCTCAACTGCCCCTGTGGCGAGTACATAACCGGCGTCGACGAGGACGATCTGGTCGAGAAGACGAAGGCGCACCTCGCGGACAAGCATCCCGGGCACGACTATTCGCGCGACGAGATCCTCTTCATCGCTTACTGA
- a CDS encoding beta-N-acetylhexosaminidase, giving the protein MVFGAALGLTVLGLPGLTGSAVADNPSAERTVNDIVPVPVQAQADPNGDFTLTSDSVIRAEYQAQDVAEYLGQLLRPATGFALPVVDPSDRSKPGITLCLGDAGPDVGNEGYKLAVAKDGITLSANTTDGLFEGIQSLRQLFPAAINKTGVQQQNWTVSGGTVLDYPRFARRGAMLDVARHFFTPDQVKRYIDEVAQYKINTLHLHLTDDQGWRIEIKSWPKLAEIGGQTAVNGDPGGYYTQDQYTDIVNYAASRHITVVPEVDMPGHTNAAQASYGELNCDGKPVPPRTDIEVGYSSLCIPSPTTYKFVEDVISELAALTPGPYIDLGGDEAHSTSPADYNAFYQKVMPLAAQYDKKIQAWHNIVVANPPTSAIPEYWDTANSNADVVAAAGRGNKILMAPANKAYLDMKYTPDDPLGLHWAGYVEVKDSYNWDPATFLQGLSEDQIAGVEAPIWSETLRTSADIEYQAFPRLAGIAEIGWSPAATHNWDSYRARLAKQGLIWTAQGINFYRSPQVDWK; this is encoded by the coding sequence TTGGTATTCGGTGCCGCGTTGGGGCTGACCGTGCTCGGTCTGCCCGGACTGACCGGTTCCGCCGTTGCCGATAACCCGTCGGCCGAACGAACCGTGAACGATATCGTGCCGGTGCCCGTGCAGGCGCAGGCCGACCCGAACGGCGATTTCACGCTCACCAGCGACAGCGTGATCCGTGCCGAATATCAAGCCCAGGATGTCGCCGAATATCTCGGCCAATTGCTGCGGCCCGCGACCGGATTCGCGCTGCCGGTGGTCGACCCGAGCGACCGTTCCAAGCCTGGAATCACGCTGTGCCTCGGCGATGCCGGCCCGGATGTCGGCAACGAGGGTTATAAGCTCGCCGTGGCAAAGGACGGAATCACGCTGAGCGCCAACACCACCGACGGCCTGTTCGAGGGAATACAGTCGCTGCGGCAGCTGTTCCCGGCGGCCATCAATAAAACCGGTGTGCAGCAACAGAATTGGACGGTGTCGGGCGGTACGGTGCTCGACTATCCGCGATTCGCCCGGCGGGGCGCCATGCTGGATGTCGCGCGGCACTTCTTCACCCCCGATCAGGTCAAGCGGTACATCGACGAGGTCGCCCAGTACAAGATCAACACGCTGCACCTGCACCTGACCGACGACCAGGGCTGGCGCATCGAGATCAAGAGCTGGCCGAAGCTGGCCGAAATCGGCGGCCAGACCGCGGTGAACGGCGATCCGGGCGGTTACTACACCCAGGATCAATACACCGATATCGTCAATTACGCCGCATCCCGGCACATTACGGTGGTGCCCGAGGTCGATATGCCCGGCCACACCAATGCCGCGCAGGCCTCGTACGGCGAACTGAACTGTGACGGCAAGCCGGTGCCGCCGCGCACCGATATCGAGGTCGGTTACAGCTCGCTGTGCATCCCCAGCCCCACCACTTACAAATTCGTCGAGGACGTCATCAGCGAATTGGCGGCCCTCACGCCCGGCCCGTACATCGATCTCGGCGGCGACGAGGCGCATTCCACCTCGCCGGCCGACTACAACGCCTTCTATCAGAAGGTGATGCCGCTGGCCGCCCAGTACGACAAGAAAATTCAGGCCTGGCACAATATCGTCGTCGCGAATCCGCCGACCTCGGCCATTCCCGAATATTGGGATACCGCGAACAGCAATGCCGATGTGGTCGCGGCCGCGGGGCGGGGCAATAAGATTCTGATGGCGCCGGCCAACAAGGCATATCTGGATATGAAATACACCCCGGACGACCCGCTGGGTCTGCACTGGGCCGGCTATGTGGAGGTGAAGGATTCCTACAACTGGGATCCCGCCACCTTCCTGCAGGGTCTTTCGGAGGATCAGATCGCCGGTGTCGAGGCGCCGATCTGGTCGGAAACCCTGCGCACCAGCGCCGATATCGAATACCAGGCATTCCCCCGGCTCGCGGGTATCGCCGAGATCGGCTGGTCTCCCGCCGCGACGCACAACTGGGACAGCTATCGCGCCCGGCTCGCCAAGCAGGGGTTGATCTGGACCGCACAGGGCATCAACTTCTACCGGTCCCCGCAGGTGGACTGGAAGTAG
- a CDS encoding GNAT family N-acetyltransferase, producing the protein MSSEPGLFTDIALAERIERAERSLIEAGAVAAACREPRVCMVELGSGLAVWAGPGSPLDKVVGAGIGGDFDDGALDAAERAFAERETPVQFEVSTLADPALVQRLTRRGYVLTGFENVLGRRLTPGPAARVSNGIAIETVAQADFDTWIDVVTTAFATPDTQGVVSHEEHGRAAIADAISDMSSASGYSSSLARIGGVPAGGASMRLSDGIAQFCGAATLPEFRCRGVQGALLDARLAAAAAAGCDLAVVTTLPGSKSQQNVQKLAFQLLYARAILVRTFETSN; encoded by the coding sequence ATGTCTTCCGAACCGGGGCTCTTCACGGATATCGCGCTCGCTGAGCGGATCGAGCGCGCCGAGCGGTCGTTGATCGAGGCGGGGGCGGTGGCGGCGGCGTGCCGGGAGCCGCGGGTGTGCATGGTTGAGCTCGGCAGTGGGCTCGCGGTGTGGGCGGGGCCGGGTTCGCCGCTCGACAAGGTGGTCGGGGCCGGGATCGGCGGCGATTTCGACGATGGGGCGCTGGATGCGGCGGAGCGCGCCTTCGCCGAACGGGAGACGCCGGTCCAGTTCGAGGTGTCGACGCTCGCCGATCCCGCGCTCGTCCAGCGGCTGACCCGGCGCGGTTATGTGCTGACCGGATTCGAGAACGTGCTCGGGCGGCGGCTCACGCCGGGTCCGGCAGCGCGGGTCTCGAACGGCATCGCGATCGAAACCGTTGCGCAGGCGGACTTCGACACCTGGATCGACGTCGTAACCACCGCCTTCGCGACACCCGATACCCAGGGCGTCGTCTCACACGAGGAGCACGGGCGGGCGGCGATCGCCGACGCGATCAGCGATATGTCTTCGGCGAGCGGCTATTCCAGCTCGCTCGCGCGGATCGGCGGTGTGCCCGCAGGTGGTGCGAGCATGCGGCTCAGCGACGGTATCGCCCAATTCTGCGGTGCGGCAACGCTGCCGGAGTTCCGTTGCCGGGGTGTTCAGGGCGCACTGCTCGACGCCCGGCTCGCGGCCGCCGCGGCGGCCGGCTGCGATCTGGCCGTCGTCACCACGCTGCCCGGGTCGAAATCACAGCAGAACGTACAGAAGCTCGCCTTCCAGCTGCTCTACGCGCGGGCCATCCTGGTGCGCACATTCGAAACATCAAACTAA
- a CDS encoding aspartate aminotransferase family protein, with protein MTIATSRISPARDFWADADRHLVRYAGAGDFTREIITRAAGSFVYTESGREILDFTSGQMSAILGHAHPEIVATVRDQIGELDHLFSGMLSRPVVNLARRLADSLPAPLEKVLLLTTGAESNEAALRMAKLVTGKHEIVSFARSWHGMTQAAASATYSAGRSGYGPAAPGNFAIPVPNAYRPDFTTPEGEFDWRRQLDFAFDLIDAQSVGSLAACLVEPILSSGGIVEPPPGYFAALRDKCDERGMLLILDEAQTGLCRTGTWYAFERDGIVPDLLTLSKTLGAGLPLAAVITSAEIEAAAHDRGYLFFTTHVSDPLVAAVGNTVLDILERDGLDRRATELGAFLRHGLERIAQRHSVVGDIRGRGLLAGLELVTDRETKRPSDELGAAVTRRCLELGLHMNIVQLPGMGGVFRIAPPLTATEDELSLGLSILDQAIADAARTFG; from the coding sequence ATGACCATCGCGACCTCGAGAATCAGCCCCGCTCGCGACTTCTGGGCCGACGCCGACCGCCATCTGGTGCGCTACGCCGGTGCGGGCGATTTCACCAGGGAGATCATCACCCGCGCGGCCGGCAGTTTCGTCTACACCGAAAGCGGAAGGGAGATACTGGATTTCACCTCCGGGCAGATGAGCGCCATTCTCGGGCACGCACATCCGGAGATCGTCGCCACCGTGCGCGACCAGATCGGCGAGCTCGACCATCTGTTCAGCGGCATGCTCAGCCGTCCGGTCGTGAATCTCGCACGCCGCCTTGCCGATTCGCTGCCCGCGCCGCTGGAGAAGGTGCTGCTGCTCACCACCGGCGCCGAATCGAACGAGGCCGCGCTGCGCATGGCCAAGCTGGTCACCGGTAAACACGAGATCGTGTCGTTCGCCAGGTCGTGGCACGGCATGACCCAGGCCGCCGCGAGCGCGACCTACAGCGCGGGCCGCAGCGGCTACGGACCCGCCGCGCCCGGCAATTTCGCCATCCCGGTGCCGAACGCCTACCGGCCCGACTTCACAACGCCCGAAGGCGAATTCGACTGGCGCCGCCAACTCGATTTCGCCTTCGACCTGATCGACGCGCAATCCGTCGGCAGCCTGGCCGCCTGCCTCGTCGAACCCATCCTCAGTTCCGGCGGCATCGTCGAACCGCCGCCCGGCTATTTCGCCGCGTTGCGCGACAAATGCGATGAGCGCGGCATGCTGCTTATCCTCGACGAGGCGCAAACCGGCCTGTGCCGCACCGGAACCTGGTACGCCTTCGAGCGCGACGGCATCGTCCCCGACCTCCTCACCCTGTCCAAAACCCTCGGCGCCGGACTGCCGCTCGCGGCCGTGATCACCAGCGCCGAAATCGAGGCGGCCGCACACGATCGCGGATACCTCTTCTTCACCACCCATGTCTCCGACCCGCTGGTCGCCGCCGTCGGCAATACCGTGCTCGACATTCTCGAACGCGACGGGCTCGACCGGCGGGCCACCGAGCTCGGCGCGTTCCTGCGGCACGGGTTGGAGCGAATCGCCCAGCGCCACAGCGTGGTCGGCGATATCCGCGGCCGCGGCCTGCTCGCCGGTCTGGAACTGGTCACCGACCGGGAGACCAAGCGGCCCTCCGACGAACTCGGCGCCGCGGTCACCCGCCGCTGCCTCGAACTCGGCCTGCACATGAATATCGTCCAACTGCCGGGCATGGGCGGGGTATTCCGTATCGCTCCGCCGCTGACCGCCACCGAAGATGAACTGTCCCTTGGGCTTTCGATTCTCGACCAGGCGATAGCCGACGCCGCTCGCACTTTCGGGTGA